The sequence GGCCAGGTCAATCACCGCCCCGACGTCCGAGGCCCGGACCATCTTGTAAAGGTGTCCAAGAAGCCCGAATCCGGTCACGTCGGTTGCCGCCCTGACACCGGCAGCCACCGCGGCGTCGGCCGCGTCGCGGTTCAGGGCAGCCATGGTTTCCACGGCTTCAGGGAACACCTCGCCGGTCTGCTTGTGCCGGTTGTTGAGAAGTCCGACGCCGATTGGCTTGGTGAGCGTGATGGGCAGTCCGGGCCGGGCGGCATCGTTGCGCAGCAAACGGTCCGGATGGGCCACGCCCGTCACTGCCATGCCGTACTTTGGCTCAGGGTCATCAATTGAGTGGCCCCCAAGAACCGGACAACCCGCCTGCGAGGCTACGCTCAGCCCGCCGCGCAGGACTTCGGTCATCAGCTCCATGGGGAGGACGCCCCGGGGCCAGCCGATGAGGTTGATCGCCGTGATTGGCCGGCCGCCCATGGCGTAAATGTCCGAGAGCGCATTGGCTGCGGCGATCCGGCCCCAGTCGAAGGCGTCGTTGACCACGGGAGTGAAAAAGTCGGCCGTGGTCAGGACGGCAAGGTCCTCACGCACCAGGACCGCGGCCGCGTCGTCGCCAGTGTCGAGGCCTACCAGTACCTCGGCTCCGGGCTGGCCGATCAGGCCACGGACCGCG comes from Pseudarthrobacter sp. NIBRBAC000502770 and encodes:
- the selD gene encoding selenide, water dikinase SelD gives rise to the protein MQQLDEGAAGAVRLTDYAHGGGCACKIPPGELEDAVRGLIGQPGAEVLVGLDTGDDAAAVLVREDLAVLTTADFFTPVVNDAFDWGRIAAANALSDIYAMGGRPITAINLIGWPRGVLPMELMTEVLRGGLSVASQAGCPVLGGHSIDDPEPKYGMAVTGVAHPDRLLRNDAARPGLPITLTKPIGVGLLNNRHKQTGEVFPEAVETMAALNRDAADAAVAAGVRAATDVTGFGLLGHLYKMVRASDVGAVIDLASVPVIQGAREALRDGFVSGGTRRNLDWVRPHLGAAAGVSDDDLLLLADAQTSGGLLVVGELPGHPVIGHTTAGKGIEVR